The proteins below are encoded in one region of Myxococcales bacterium:
- a CDS encoding SDR family oxidoreductase: MTRDFNPKQNLSGKTLLVTGVSGFVAKVWLAFTLDRISDLKQVYILLRSTRKQSAAERFLDMIGRNPVFRPLREKYGNSYEAFIKSKVTVLEGDIQQAKCALSDKTCKELLPRIDAVVHIAGITDFQADPKLALSVNVRGALHVADLAAQTPSKKLIHISTAYVAGVAQGQVQESIEYGICPKGEVFDPRETLRDIEAACMRSDALFLPQEDRKAKQARIDIAVRFAEELGWRNIYTLSKGLAEHLLVHRKDIDLCIARPSVVECATDFPFAGWNEGINTSAPLVWLLSTPYRWIPSQSSNRFDVVRGDEVARGISLVLAASLSNQAKAVYHLCSSSINPVSFGRTLDLVALGIRRHQRMHQSESLKKRLWSHLDAFEVEGDTHLRRLGVWRKRSEQAEGLLRTFHERHVRSKFAGTSVDKAVKRLVKSIKHGKRTLNRIEYMLTLYRPFTHDHDYIFQSENLQTLNEELDPTVESAFRFGIDNLDWYGYWINVQIPGLMKWCIPLIEGQKVPDDLSLRLVEKRLGVVQPSTESAEVSRAEI; encoded by the coding sequence ATGACAAGGGACTTTAATCCCAAACAAAACTTGAGTGGTAAGACGCTGCTAGTGACTGGTGTGAGCGGCTTTGTGGCGAAGGTTTGGCTTGCCTTTACATTGGATCGCATTAGCGATCTCAAGCAAGTCTATATTCTTCTCCGTTCGACGCGAAAGCAAAGCGCCGCCGAACGGTTTTTAGACATGATTGGACGAAATCCTGTTTTTAGACCGCTTAGGGAAAAATACGGAAACAGCTACGAAGCCTTCATCAAAAGCAAAGTGACAGTGCTTGAAGGCGACATTCAACAAGCGAAGTGCGCCCTGTCTGATAAAACATGCAAGGAACTGCTCCCAAGAATCGATGCGGTAGTGCACATTGCGGGCATAACGGATTTTCAAGCGGATCCCAAACTAGCACTTTCGGTCAACGTGAGAGGAGCCCTTCATGTAGCTGATCTCGCCGCGCAAACGCCCTCGAAGAAACTGATCCATATTTCGACCGCTTACGTAGCAGGCGTAGCGCAAGGGCAGGTTCAAGAGAGTATTGAGTATGGCATATGTCCGAAAGGTGAGGTCTTTGATCCTCGAGAGACCTTGCGCGATATCGAAGCAGCATGCATGCGAAGTGATGCGCTTTTTTTGCCGCAAGAAGATCGAAAAGCAAAACAAGCGCGTATCGATATCGCAGTACGCTTTGCTGAAGAACTGGGCTGGCGTAACATTTACACCTTAAGCAAAGGCCTTGCTGAGCACTTGCTCGTGCACCGCAAAGACATCGATCTTTGCATTGCACGTCCCTCCGTGGTGGAATGCGCCACTGACTTCCCCTTTGCTGGCTGGAATGAAGGTATTAATACCTCGGCGCCGTTGGTATGGCTGCTTTCAACGCCCTATCGCTGGATCCCGTCGCAAAGCAGCAATCGTTTTGATGTTGTGCGAGGCGATGAGGTTGCGCGCGGCATAAGCCTCGTGCTTGCTGCTTCACTCAGCAATCAAGCCAAAGCCGTCTATCATTTGTGCTCCTCTTCAATCAATCCTGTAAGCTTTGGACGAACTTTGGATCTCGTGGCCTTAGGCATCCGTCGCCATCAACGGATGCATCAAAGCGAAAGTTTGAAAAAGCGTTTGTGGAGTCATTTGGATGCCTTTGAAGTTGAGGGCGATACGCATTTGCGACGTTTGGGCGTTTGGCGCAAACGAAGCGAGCAAGCGGAAGGATTGCTTCGTACTTTCCATGAAAGGCATGTCCGCTCAAAGTTTGCTGGCACTTCGGTGGACAAGGCCGTTAAACGCTTGGTCAAAAGCATCAAACATGGCAAGCGTACATTAAATCGCATTGAATACATGCTCACGCTCTACCGGCCGTTTACCCACGATCACGATTACATTTTTCAGAGTGAAAATCTGCAAACTCTTAACGAGGAGCTTGATCCCACTGTCGAAAGCGCTTTTCGTTTTGGAATCGATAATCTTGACTGGTACGGTTACTGGATCAACGTGCAGATTCCTGGGCTTATGAAGTGGTGTATACCGCTAATCGAGGGACAGAAAGTTCCCGACGATTTGTCTTTGCGTTTGGTGGAAAAGCGTTTGGGTGTTGTGCAGCCGAGTACTGAAAGTGCAGAAGTGTCGAGGGCCGAGATATGA
- a CDS encoding AMP-binding protein: protein MSFAQEILDKLKQQSDRVVLQEVHGASLWPYSANDLIEAIARARFALREAGLRAGHRAVFVAPNSFRWVACDLAIIAEGGISVPLYVRQEAEELEAIIQDSMPSVIVVADEDLAESFKEKKLAPAVLLLDQLFTEKSIDEPFRKRNEHVPATLVYTSGTSGASKGAMLSQANLDFMLHRTAEAFDAARNAADDRVFHYLPFCFAGSRVMLWTCLLRGAELRISTDLEQLKEEMKTAQPHYFLNVPALLERIRKQIESGLQEKGGFAAALFNRAMRVSMHGAHGLADRLALQFAKLSLFAAIRRKLGPALDFLICGSAPLQKSTQDFFSALGIPVYQVYGLTETTAIVSMDKLGKKAAHGFVGQPIEGVECRVSEDGELQTRGPHVFMGYWGKEEESNACISEDGWFRTGDQVEQDSAGNLQIIGRLKNILVPESGHNVAPEPIEQSLHALLPEADYVVVVGHGRPYLTAIISGKLDEMKVKHTIDTLNESLPHYRRIRAFHLTEEPFTPESGLLTANQKLRRQVLEEHYQVQLNQLYT, encoded by the coding sequence ATGAGCTTTGCGCAAGAGATTCTGGATAAATTGAAGCAGCAATCGGATCGTGTTGTTTTACAAGAGGTCCACGGCGCAAGCTTATGGCCGTATTCCGCCAATGATTTGATCGAAGCTATCGCACGTGCACGCTTTGCGCTTCGCGAAGCTGGCCTTCGTGCGGGTCATCGCGCTGTGTTTGTGGCGCCCAATAGTTTTCGTTGGGTCGCTTGTGATCTTGCCATTATCGCCGAAGGCGGGATTTCCGTTCCTTTGTATGTCCGCCAAGAGGCGGAAGAGCTCGAAGCGATCATCCAAGACAGTATGCCTTCCGTGATTGTGGTGGCGGACGAAGACCTTGCAGAAAGTTTTAAAGAAAAGAAACTTGCTCCTGCTGTACTGCTACTCGATCAGCTTTTTACGGAAAAATCCATCGACGAGCCTTTCCGAAAACGCAACGAACATGTCCCAGCTACTCTTGTGTATACCTCAGGGACAAGCGGAGCCTCTAAAGGCGCCATGCTGAGCCAGGCCAACCTGGATTTTATGTTGCACCGTACGGCAGAGGCTTTTGATGCAGCGCGAAATGCGGCAGATGATCGGGTGTTTCACTATCTGCCGTTTTGCTTTGCAGGATCACGGGTGATGCTTTGGACCTGTTTGCTGCGGGGAGCAGAGCTGCGCATTTCGACCGATCTCGAGCAACTCAAAGAAGAAATGAAAACCGCACAGCCACACTACTTTCTGAATGTTCCTGCCTTGCTCGAGCGTATAAGAAAGCAGATTGAAAGCGGTTTGCAGGAAAAAGGTGGTTTTGCTGCGGCGCTTTTCAACCGGGCCATGCGGGTCTCAATGCACGGTGCTCATGGTTTAGCCGATCGATTGGCGCTTCAGTTTGCAAAGCTTTCGCTTTTTGCTGCCATACGTCGAAAGCTCGGCCCCGCATTGGATTTTCTTATTTGTGGTTCTGCGCCGCTGCAAAAAAGCACCCAAGATTTTTTCTCTGCTTTGGGCATTCCTGTGTATCAAGTCTACGGGCTCACTGAAACGACGGCCATTGTGAGTATGGACAAACTGGGAAAGAAAGCTGCTCATGGTTTTGTCGGCCAGCCCATCGAAGGTGTCGAATGCAGGGTTTCAGAGGATGGCGAGCTGCAGACCCGCGGCCCGCATGTGTTTATGGGCTACTGGGGCAAAGAGGAAGAGAGCAATGCTTGCATCAGCGAGGATGGTTGGTTTCGCACCGGAGATCAAGTTGAGCAGGACAGTGCAGGCAACCTTCAGATCATCGGTCGCTTGAAAAATATTTTGGTACCCGAGTCTGGCCACAACGTGGCACCGGAGCCGATCGAGCAGAGTCTGCATGCGCTCCTGCCGGAAGCAGACTATGTGGTGGTCGTAGGCCACGGTAGACCTTATTTGACTGCGATCATTTCGGGCAAACTCGACGAGATGAAGGTTAAACACACCATCGACACGCTTAACGAGAGTTTGCCGCATTACCGACGCATTCGCGCTTTTCATCTTACCGAGGAGCCTTTTACGCCTGAAAGCGGGTTGCTTACAGCAAACCAAAAACTGAGGCGCCAGGTGCTGGAAGAGCACTATCAAGTGCAACTGAATCAGCTTTACACATAG
- a CDS encoding AMP-binding protein has product MSPKHWNNLGEALRDSIITYKDSLALCEMNRKRQVRALSYLDVAKEAARVLAFLKSQHVDSNDRVAIVMSNQSNWLIGAYAIFLRGAVLVPIDYKLSAQEQAALLQHSGVKLVLSEYAVWQKLHQCTTLAALVSELPDQAFIANTVRWEHLPAAELDFKTCSTAGRDDLATIVYSSGTGGTPKGCMLSHGNYLAQYASLNVLFPLGEGDRYFSILPTNHAIDFMCGFLGPFFGGATVVHQRALRPEFILDTMQKKRITHMAVVPLLLEAFERAIREKIQASPTYKQKLLSTLSAVNRWCTQRSPNHALSKRLIAPIHEAFGGELKVLFCGGAMVDQKRAEFFYRLGIPVAIGYGLTEACTVLTVNDLRPFRGDSVGKPVPGTELKLAHQNADGVGEVWVRGDTVMLGYLDAPELSAAVFEDGWLKTGDLGAIDSAGHLRLLGRSKNMIVTAGGKNVYPEDVESAFEDLPCEELAVMASNYLWQKEQLEHNSLVAVVRSEQDRQSVIDGLKQKNQSLPDYKRLQGVLFWPEHFPRTASLKLKRESLAAMLREQSSSEEMMALR; this is encoded by the coding sequence ATGAGCCCTAAACATTGGAATAACCTAGGCGAAGCGCTTCGCGACTCGATCATCACTTACAAAGACTCACTTGCGCTTTGTGAAATGAATCGAAAACGGCAAGTGCGCGCCCTAAGTTATCTTGATGTCGCCAAAGAAGCGGCAAGGGTGCTGGCTTTTCTAAAGTCGCAGCATGTCGACTCCAACGATCGCGTTGCGATTGTCATGAGCAACCAAAGCAATTGGTTAATCGGCGCTTATGCGATTTTTCTTCGTGGCGCTGTGCTTGTGCCGATCGACTACAAGCTGAGCGCTCAAGAGCAAGCGGCGTTGCTACAGCACAGCGGCGTAAAGCTTGTGTTGAGTGAATACGCGGTATGGCAAAAGCTTCATCAGTGCACAACACTTGCGGCCTTGGTCTCGGAGCTGCCAGATCAAGCGTTCATTGCGAACACCGTTCGCTGGGAGCATTTACCAGCCGCTGAACTTGATTTCAAAACATGCTCCACGGCAGGCCGTGATGACTTAGCAACGATTGTCTATTCATCCGGCACTGGGGGCACACCCAAGGGCTGCATGCTGAGCCACGGTAACTACCTTGCGCAGTATGCCTCGTTGAACGTACTTTTTCCGCTCGGCGAGGGGGACCGCTACTTTTCCATTTTGCCCACCAACCATGCCATTGATTTTATGTGTGGCTTTTTAGGACCCTTTTTTGGCGGAGCCACGGTAGTTCATCAGCGTGCACTAAGGCCCGAGTTCATTTTGGATACCATGCAAAAGAAGCGCATCACGCACATGGCTGTGGTTCCTCTTTTGCTTGAAGCCTTCGAGCGTGCGATTCGCGAAAAGATCCAAGCATCTCCAACCTACAAGCAAAAGCTTCTATCGACCTTGAGCGCAGTAAACCGTTGGTGCACTCAACGTTCACCCAATCATGCGCTCTCAAAACGTCTTATTGCGCCCATTCATGAAGCTTTTGGTGGCGAGCTTAAAGTTTTGTTTTGTGGTGGTGCAATGGTGGACCAAAAGCGTGCCGAGTTTTTCTACCGCCTGGGCATCCCGGTCGCGATTGGTTATGGTCTTACCGAGGCCTGTACCGTACTCACCGTTAATGATTTGCGGCCCTTTCGCGGAGACAGCGTGGGCAAGCCGGTGCCTGGTACTGAACTGAAACTTGCTCATCAAAACGCCGACGGTGTGGGTGAGGTTTGGGTGCGAGGCGATACGGTCATGCTGGGTTATCTCGATGCGCCAGAACTTAGCGCGGCTGTTTTTGAGGACGGTTGGCTCAAGACCGGAGACCTTGGAGCCATCGACTCTGCGGGGCATCTGCGTTTGCTCGGCCGCTCTAAAAACATGATTGTGACGGCTGGCGGCAAAAATGTTTATCCAGAAGATGTGGAAAGTGCCTTTGAAGACCTTCCTTGTGAAGAGCTGGCTGTCATGGCCAGCAACTACCTCTGGCAAAAAGAGCAACTTGAGCACAACAGTCTTGTGGCTGTGGTGCGCTCCGAGCAAGATCGACAAAGCGTCATTGATGGACTCAAACAAAAAAACCAAAGCTTGCCGGACTACAAACGCTTGCAGGGTGTTTTGTTTTGGCCGGAGCATTTTCCGCGCACAGCATCGTTGAAACTAAAGCGCGAAAGCCTTGCTGCCATGCTTCGGGAACAGAGCAGTAGCGAGGAGATGATGGCATTGCGATGA
- a CDS encoding TetR/AcrR family transcriptional regulator: MSTEISSTKPLKKQGTSPRSRRRAEILDAAAEVFSKSGFHQTRIADIIESAGIARGTFYLYFESKGAVFLALLKELLERLRASVVGVDLGSDAPPIDQQLVQTVQRILNTVVRDRSLATIIVREAVSLDAEAREILNNFYGSLRHFIRESIRNGQSIGVIGNIDVEVSASCVLGTVKQVMEEYVMGDFKSDIDVERAARAIVAFNMHGLEPVV; the protein is encoded by the coding sequence ATGAGTACGGAGATTTCTTCTACCAAGCCGTTAAAAAAACAAGGCACAAGTCCGCGTAGCCGCCGTCGAGCCGAGATTCTCGATGCTGCTGCGGAGGTGTTTTCAAAGAGCGGTTTCCATCAAACACGTATTGCCGATATTATTGAGAGCGCCGGCATAGCACGCGGCACATTTTATCTTTACTTCGAAAGCAAAGGCGCCGTGTTCCTAGCCTTGCTCAAAGAACTTCTTGAGCGGCTACGGGCAAGTGTCGTTGGTGTGGATCTTGGTTCGGACGCACCGCCGATAGATCAGCAGTTGGTGCAAACAGTGCAGCGCATTCTTAATACCGTCGTGCGCGATCGTTCACTTGCGACAATTATCGTGCGTGAAGCGGTAAGCCTTGATGCCGAGGCGCGGGAGATTCTCAACAACTTCTATGGATCACTACGGCACTTTATTCGGGAATCCATCCGCAACGGTCAGTCTATTGGTGTGATTGGAAATATTGATGTTGAGGTGTCCGCATCGTGCGTGCTCGGCACGGTCAAGCAGGTTATGGAAGAGTACGTGATGGGTGATTTTAAATCGGACATCGATGTCGAACGGGCGGCGCGTGCCATTGTTGCCTTTAATATGCATGGCCTAGAGCCCGTTGTGTAA
- a CDS encoding enoyl-CoA hydratase/isomerase family protein, whose product MDYQGKTICCALRDSVLEVELHRAPCNEIGLETLDELEVLADYIQSASSLPPLVIYSSLQSGFCAGADLKALYHFLSDAHTAEEKQVALEQVRDFLNRIHRVFNIIDSAPTTTIAALHGPVFGGGFELALTCDVMVADASSRFVFLSCAWGWFLVLVGFRV is encoded by the coding sequence ATGGACTACCAAGGAAAAACAATTTGTTGTGCGCTTCGCGACTCAGTGCTTGAGGTTGAGCTTCACCGCGCTCCTTGTAACGAGATTGGCCTTGAAACATTGGACGAACTTGAAGTGCTTGCTGACTATATACAAAGCGCCTCAAGCCTTCCGCCCCTCGTAATTTACAGTAGCCTTCAAAGCGGCTTTTGTGCCGGTGCGGATCTCAAAGCCCTGTATCACTTTTTGAGTGATGCTCACACAGCCGAAGAAAAACAAGTGGCGCTTGAGCAAGTGCGGGATTTTTTGAATCGAATCCACCGAGTGTTCAACATCATCGATAGCGCGCCAACCACAACGATAGCGGCTTTGCACGGTCCGGTATTCGGTGGTGGTTTCGAGCTCGCGCTGACTTGCGATGTCATGGTAGCGGATGCGAGCAGTCGTTTTGTTTTCCTGAGCTGCGCCTGGGGTTGGTTCCTGGTTTTGGTGGGCTTCCGCGTTTAG
- a CDS encoding haloacid dehalogenase-like hydrolase codes for MSTAEESKRAALFCRVEGTLSRVPTLLAPAWCAANAQRLRQRALRLGQIVASLPFALGGDSDVYDLGRRLGWAALRGLSQDRIRAMAHSYAEQIIEPRLNAEALAHLQEVRRRVSHVVLISDSISEVMQSVAERVKADALLCNCLEYREGKATGRLLDPVIRRAVSGKRLRQYAAENNIDLAASFAVASGSQDSLMLDLMGHASVIHPDRKLRHLAKQSDWSVL; via the coding sequence ATGAGTACTGCTGAAGAAAGCAAACGAGCAGCGTTATTTTGTCGTGTTGAAGGCACTTTGTCGCGCGTTCCAACGCTGCTCGCACCGGCCTGGTGCGCCGCAAACGCTCAGCGTCTAAGGCAGCGGGCTCTGCGCCTTGGCCAAATTGTTGCATCGCTTCCGTTTGCACTTGGAGGCGATAGTGATGTTTACGATTTAGGCCGCCGTTTGGGATGGGCTGCGCTACGCGGGCTGAGCCAGGATCGAATTCGGGCCATGGCGCACAGCTATGCCGAGCAAATCATTGAACCCAGACTGAACGCTGAAGCTCTGGCTCATCTTCAGGAAGTCCGGCGACGGGTTTCTCATGTGGTGTTGATTAGCGACAGTATCTCCGAAGTCATGCAGAGCGTAGCCGAGCGAGTGAAGGCTGATGCGTTGCTATGCAATTGTCTTGAATACCGTGAGGGCAAAGCCACCGGAAGGTTATTGGATCCGGTGATTAGGCGCGCTGTCTCAGGAAAACGTTTGCGACAGTACGCCGCCGAGAACAATATTGATTTGGCGGCTTCTTTTGCAGTGGCTTCTGGCAGTCAGGACAGCCTGATGCTGGATCTTATGGGACATGCTTCAGTGATTCATCCGGATCGAAAACTACGCCATTTGGCAAAACAGAGCGATTGGTCGGTGTTATGA
- a CDS encoding SDR family oxidoreductase has product MSVFLSGGTGFLGGYVVSELLQGSSEKIHVLVREKDKRACEEKLWRALQLHISAEQFFAYLPRLHFVYGDLTQDNLGMSRKDHDELLGRVDSVLHIAASLNRRSEKVCMNVNLRGTLSMIKLGLELEQRRRLRRFSYVSTVAVAGQRQSELVSEDASIDWSRSDYDPYARTKKFAEHMVRQMLPSEKVLIMRPSIVMGDSRFAQTSQFDMVRAFAALMEFPALPMNPKGRLDIVNADFVGAAIARLHQKQKLSYDCYHLSSGRDALSAGEIAKSVCQSLDRRVPRFTPAFEHAFSRTVDAGLLLPKESTLYRVAVLLKVFWPYITFDTVFDSARVEQELGLKAVPFNAYAAELYRFAKESNFSFPFSPLPQKAAKAA; this is encoded by the coding sequence ATGAGTGTGTTCCTATCGGGTGGTACTGGGTTTCTTGGCGGCTACGTGGTGAGCGAACTACTTCAGGGCAGCTCAGAGAAAATCCATGTTTTGGTCCGAGAAAAAGACAAACGTGCCTGCGAGGAGAAACTGTGGCGAGCGCTACAACTTCATATATCAGCTGAACAGTTTTTCGCTTATCTGCCGCGGCTTCATTTTGTCTACGGTGATTTGACTCAAGATAACTTGGGGATGAGCAGAAAGGATCACGACGAGCTGCTTGGTCGGGTGGATTCGGTATTGCATATTGCCGCTTCTTTAAACCGTCGCTCTGAGAAAGTCTGCATGAACGTTAATCTTCGAGGCACGCTTTCGATGATTAAGCTTGGCCTGGAACTCGAGCAAAGACGGCGCCTAAGACGCTTTAGTTATGTCTCGACGGTTGCAGTGGCGGGCCAAAGGCAGTCTGAGCTTGTGAGTGAAGATGCGTCAATTGACTGGAGCCGCTCCGACTACGATCCTTATGCCCGGACCAAAAAGTTTGCTGAGCACATGGTTCGGCAAATGCTTCCCTCTGAGAAAGTCCTTATCATGCGTCCATCGATCGTGATGGGTGATTCGCGTTTCGCGCAAACAAGTCAGTTCGACATGGTTAGGGCCTTTGCGGCTTTGATGGAGTTTCCGGCTTTGCCCATGAACCCAAAAGGGCGACTCGATATCGTCAATGCGGATTTTGTAGGTGCTGCTATCGCAAGGTTGCATCAAAAGCAAAAGCTTTCCTACGATTGCTATCATTTAAGCAGTGGTCGCGATGCCCTTAGCGCAGGCGAAATAGCCAAATCTGTGTGTCAAAGTTTAGATCGCCGCGTGCCGCGATTCACCCCTGCGTTTGAACACGCGTTTTCACGAACCGTCGATGCCGGTCTGCTGCTTCCGAAAGAGAGCACGCTCTATCGCGTGGCTGTTTTGCTCAAGGTGTTTTGGCCTTACATTACCTTTGATACGGTCTTTGATAGTGCTCGGGTCGAGCAGGAGCTTGGTCTAAAAGCCGTTCCCTTTAATGCCTATGCCGCCGAACTCTATCGCTTTGCAAAAGAGTCTAATTTTAGTTTTCCTTTTTCACCGCTACCCCAAAAGGCGGCTAAAGCTGCATGA
- a CDS encoding polysaccharide pyruvyl transferase family protein, with protein MKDVKMQGWIEIAKKAKQFAEQNALAHLDADRWLMRSMASFIELSAARYPLDPGAQWKAGQALKLMIVGYAGNRNTGADVRVEEMIRQFRFLLGDEHLSLSILTLNPQWSEGYFRTVKQIQFPKLFPKFLFDTVHAHHGVIAAEGSMFKSKFANALSTMMVGSLGLASSEQKLAVAYGGEAGAMDAPLEKLVRRYCKHAKVIVRNTQSASVLGALGIESTVGTDTAWTFDPAPPEVGQKLLKEKGWDGKRPVLTVCPINGYWWPVRPDLARAAKLAFNSRRDEDHYASIYFHHGGPDVKEKQERYLDELAKAVLRIQKEQDAFVALVGMERLDRKAAEALAARLSSISPALFISDEYDMYSLVSLLRQSTWLISSRFHAIVTSMPAQVLSIGVTMDERIANLMSDRGEAALSIDMNAPELAEKILTQFDYVQQHASQSKTAMAQAVVRNLKCMGQMGKTFLEALHKQYPDFPISEQLLAKEDPWAFLPELNDNLKALIKRYECAEKKEAS; from the coding sequence ATGAAGGACGTAAAGATGCAAGGTTGGATAGAGATAGCAAAAAAAGCCAAGCAGTTTGCTGAGCAAAATGCTTTGGCTCATCTCGATGCCGATCGCTGGCTGATGCGAAGCATGGCTAGCTTCATTGAGCTCAGCGCTGCGCGCTATCCCCTTGATCCCGGGGCGCAGTGGAAAGCGGGTCAAGCGCTTAAGCTAATGATTGTAGGCTATGCCGGTAATCGCAATACTGGGGCCGATGTTCGGGTTGAAGAGATGATTCGGCAGTTTCGCTTCTTGCTTGGTGATGAGCACCTGAGTTTGTCGATCTTGACTCTGAACCCCCAATGGTCCGAGGGCTATTTTAGAACGGTAAAGCAGATTCAATTTCCAAAACTATTTCCAAAGTTCCTTTTCGACACAGTGCATGCGCATCACGGTGTCATCGCGGCTGAAGGCTCGATGTTTAAGTCCAAGTTTGCCAATGCGCTTTCAACCATGATGGTTGGATCCTTGGGTCTGGCTTCTTCCGAGCAGAAACTTGCGGTTGCGTACGGTGGCGAAGCAGGGGCTATGGATGCTCCGTTGGAAAAGCTTGTGCGACGTTATTGCAAGCACGCTAAAGTAATCGTTCGTAACACACAGAGTGCTTCGGTGCTTGGTGCGTTGGGGATTGAATCCACCGTGGGCACGGATACAGCCTGGACCTTTGATCCAGCGCCGCCGGAAGTCGGCCAGAAGCTGCTAAAAGAGAAGGGCTGGGACGGAAAGCGCCCAGTGCTCACAGTATGTCCCATCAATGGTTATTGGTGGCCGGTGCGACCCGATTTGGCACGCGCTGCAAAGCTCGCTTTTAACTCTAGAAGAGACGAGGATCACTACGCTTCGATTTACTTTCATCATGGCGGTCCAGACGTTAAAGAAAAACAAGAGCGTTATCTCGACGAACTTGCAAAAGCAGTGCTCCGTATTCAGAAAGAGCAAGATGCTTTTGTTGCGTTGGTGGGCATGGAGCGCCTCGATAGAAAAGCCGCAGAAGCCTTGGCCGCGCGTCTAAGTTCAATATCGCCTGCACTTTTTATATCGGATGAGTACGACATGTACAGCCTTGTTTCGCTTTTGCGACAGAGCACTTGGCTCATCTCTTCGCGTTTTCACGCCATCGTAACGTCCATGCCTGCTCAGGTGCTCTCGATTGGTGTCACGATGGATGAGCGCATTGCGAATCTTATGAGTGATCGTGGTGAAGCAGCGCTCTCGATTGACATGAATGCCCCTGAGCTTGCTGAAAAAATACTTACACAATTTGACTATGTGCAGCAGCACGCTTCGCAAAGCAAAACCGCGATGGCTCAGGCAGTGGTGCGCAATCTCAAATGCATGGGGCAGATGGGGAAGACCTTTTTAGAAGCCTTACACAAACAGTACCCAGACTTTCCAATCTCTGAGCAGTTGCTTGCAAAAGAAGACCCTTGGGCTTTTTTGCCAGAGCTTAATGATAACTTAAAGGCCTTAATAAAACGCTACGAGTGTGCCGAGAAAAAGGAGGCGTCATGA
- a CDS encoding diacylglycerol kinase family lipid kinase, whose product MNKECVAIVNGAAGAGRCGKLANEALAELKERGWHVERLNTTAKGSATLLARNAMKEGKRCFLSVGGDGTTYEVLNGLFPEALEDQTLRFGILPLGTGNSFLRDFGISDTKAALERFDSGKERLVDLIELRHEHGLLFFLNIFSIRFSAQVGALRNRYFKAFGHVGYAMAVLTKLASIPQKTCHVWHENDEKHDKVDYMMFSVCNSQFTGGTMHMAPDAKVDDGKFNVVHVEPLSVLDLLRTFPAIYQGRHLAHTAIHGYACKSLRFEGLGQVDVMIDGEICRLKPLTLNTLPRALRLNV is encoded by the coding sequence ATGAATAAGGAATGCGTGGCGATTGTTAATGGTGCGGCCGGAGCGGGGCGTTGTGGCAAGTTGGCCAACGAGGCTCTGGCCGAGCTAAAAGAGCGAGGCTGGCACGTCGAGCGGCTCAACACCACTGCCAAAGGCTCCGCGACCCTGCTTGCGCGCAACGCCATGAAAGAAGGTAAGCGTTGTTTTCTTTCGGTAGGCGGTGATGGCACCACCTACGAAGTGCTCAACGGTTTATTCCCCGAGGCCCTTGAAGACCAAACGCTGCGTTTTGGTATTCTACCGTTAGGCACGGGCAATTCTTTTTTGCGCGACTTCGGCATCAGCGACACAAAGGCAGCCCTTGAGCGTTTTGATTCGGGAAAAGAGCGCTTGGTGGATCTCATTGAGCTGCGGCACGAACACGGTCTGCTTTTCTTTCTTAACATCTTTAGTATTCGCTTTAGTGCACAAGTGGGTGCGCTTCGAAACCGCTACTTCAAGGCCTTCGGACACGTCGGCTATGCTATGGCAGTTTTGACAAAACTGGCATCAATTCCGCAAAAAACATGCCACGTTTGGCATGAAAATGACGAAAAACATGACAAGGTTGACTACATGATGTTTTCCGTCTGCAACAGTCAGTTTACGGGTGGCACGATGCATATGGCGCCTGATGCCAAAGTTGACGATGGAAAATTCAACGTGGTGCATGTCGAGCCGCTGTCGGTTTTGGATCTTCTCCGAACCTTTCCGGCAATCTACCAGGGCCGGCATTTGGCCCATACCGCCATACATGGGTACGCCTGCAAGAGCTTGCGCTTTGAGGGTCTCGGTCAAGTTGATGTGATGATTGATGGCGAGATTTGTCGCCTAAAGCCCTTAACCCTTAACACTCTTCCAAGAGCACTTAGGTTGAACGTATGA